The following proteins are co-located in the Pseudomonas cannabina genome:
- a CDS encoding DUF6750 family protein, protein MSKDVMLCAAVRLSVFKDGLRQRVLKCLTAAMAANPVLAFAGAAGADIAGMGDSAAVGATSLKKSALTIAQFAGVIFVIGGLVAAKNKKDNPQIKIGAIIASILFGVCLVVVPEIIKRSQAQVGLSPVDVG, encoded by the coding sequence ATGTCCAAAGACGTAATGCTGTGCGCTGCTGTTCGCTTGTCTGTTTTCAAAGACGGTCTGCGTCAACGCGTATTGAAGTGCCTGACGGCAGCTATGGCTGCCAACCCAGTGCTGGCTTTTGCCGGTGCTGCCGGTGCCGACATTGCCGGGATGGGTGATTCGGCGGCTGTAGGTGCCACGTCGCTGAAGAAATCTGCACTGACCATTGCTCAGTTTGCCGGTGTGATCTTCGTGATCGGTGGGCTGGTCGCGGCCAAGAACAAGAAAGACAACCCGCAGATCAAAATCGGCGCGATCATCGCGTCCATCCTGTTCGGGGTATGCCTGGTGGTTGTGCCTGAAATCATCAAGCGCTCACAAGCGCAGGTCGGCCTCTCGCCTGTAGACGTGGGCTAA
- the traQ gene encoding conjugal transfer protein TraQ, which translates to MDGSTDAIQMLVNLSHNLLTSFVNFAFTLGSLFAVTGAVSYLATHASAARKAPGHAEGGGKVIAVLLLCGGLAGLDQMIGAAARQFGWQGATFDAISYVDVGTFGVAADAANAVLSLVRMLGVWFALQGMLSWKRSFKDGHTGLSASQDVSSGTLKFVLGVFCVCSPYLLSALQKSLGLL; encoded by the coding sequence ATGGACGGCAGTACTGACGCGATTCAAATGTTGGTCAATCTGTCCCACAACCTGCTGACTTCCTTCGTCAACTTTGCCTTCACGCTGGGCAGCTTGTTTGCGGTCACTGGCGCTGTGAGCTACCTCGCCACTCACGCCAGTGCCGCGCGCAAAGCACCTGGCCATGCGGAAGGTGGCGGCAAGGTCATCGCTGTGTTGTTGCTCTGTGGAGGCCTGGCCGGCCTCGATCAAATGATCGGTGCTGCCGCCCGCCAGTTTGGTTGGCAGGGCGCGACCTTCGATGCCATCAGCTACGTGGACGTGGGCACCTTTGGTGTCGCAGCCGATGCGGCCAATGCCGTGTTAAGTCTGGTGCGCATGCTGGGCGTCTGGTTCGCGCTGCAAGGCATGTTGTCCTGGAAACGCTCGTTCAAGGACGGGCATACGGGCCTATCGGCCAGTCAGGATGTTTCAAGCGGTACCCTCAAGTTTGTCCTGGGCGTTTTCTGCGTATGCAGTCCGTACCTGCTTAGCGCCCTGCAAAAATCTCTCGGCCTGCTGTAA
- the traP gene encoding conjugal transfer protein TraP has translation MSEFSPAEPKASTIEMPAPTQAPSRSVWQRPIVMGLSLPWLIGIALLLALVGWYLFAREENPSVNRLAFENDLEQQPLPAEQSSTHPVAAAAESDLGQFKNEVAAMIGGVRTYAEVNRTAIQRLSETIKTQGVAQQALQQQLAEAQAQNSVLSARLSFLEGRPGATTTTQQASKPVAKTRSPLNGMRVQAIQNGMAWVYWQDKTWAVSPGEKLGQVTVTGINPQAREVLTSAGTIK, from the coding sequence ATGAGCGAGTTCAGTCCAGCAGAGCCCAAGGCATCGACTATTGAAATGCCGGCTCCCACCCAGGCTCCCAGTCGTAGCGTGTGGCAACGCCCGATCGTCATGGGGCTTTCACTGCCCTGGCTGATCGGCATTGCCCTGTTATTGGCACTGGTTGGCTGGTACTTGTTTGCCCGCGAAGAAAACCCGTCAGTCAATCGCCTGGCCTTTGAAAATGACTTAGAACAGCAGCCTTTGCCCGCTGAACAGTCGAGTACCCACCCTGTTGCAGCCGCTGCCGAGTCTGATTTGGGCCAGTTCAAGAACGAGGTTGCGGCCATGATCGGCGGGGTACGTACCTACGCAGAGGTGAATCGCACCGCGATCCAGCGCTTGTCCGAAACGATCAAGACTCAGGGGGTTGCACAACAGGCGCTGCAACAGCAACTGGCCGAGGCACAAGCGCAAAACAGCGTCTTGTCAGCACGTCTGTCCTTCCTTGAAGGGCGACCCGGCGCGACGACCACGACACAGCAGGCCAGCAAGCCAGTCGCTAAAACACGTTCGCCGTTGAATGGCATGCGCGTGCAAGCCATTCAGAACGGCATGGCCTGGGTGTACTGGCAGGACAAGACCTGGGCCGTCAGTCCCGGCGAGAAACTGGGCCAGGTGACCGTCACCGGCATCAATCCCCAGGCCCGCGAAGTGCTGACCAGCGCGGGCACAATCAAATGA
- the traO gene encoding conjugal transfer protein TraO: protein MANENDAKRDMKLTAALVGGALVVVFGGAYYLWDWLARPEPAQSKVDLGRVAQASRSHSTESPAYRDLLKQYNEEGASTAKNENSSFIASMPMEQTSVMLPVTKAKPAPQAEPTARRSHTRQDENSKDSEKKEDPRLKALLERINPEKKAEERQSGLVFAHVLGGTNALNGSGDTTTGSAGGYDGWSETLPGGAKLKTASMNSTAEPYSPVEVVPPYWRGAGVIDIGVDSDNSTTPVLGKLSGPYAGAVLKAPEGARLAGDGVVIHFTEMAFKGVNYKVDAYALQDDTLLANVASEVNHRYMSRIVLPAVLGGIGNISDMYSQANTQVLSNGFSTQTARPGMPDGTAVAGTILGGAAGQAAKVLTDDAARTPATQVNVFKGQVVAIQFMRGVYAGDAVAPGRSGETVQPAAPAQAVMSAQPQSPAQPLTPDQWRAQTQTRIQAQRKLQESQQ, encoded by the coding sequence ATGGCAAACGAAAACGATGCCAAACGCGACATGAAACTCACCGCAGCGCTGGTTGGAGGCGCATTGGTGGTCGTTTTTGGCGGTGCCTATTACCTTTGGGACTGGCTGGCCAGGCCTGAGCCGGCGCAATCGAAGGTAGACCTGGGTCGAGTAGCACAAGCTTCGCGCAGCCACAGCACTGAAAGCCCTGCCTATCGCGATCTGCTCAAGCAATACAACGAGGAAGGGGCCAGCACGGCTAAAAACGAAAACAGCAGCTTCATTGCCAGTATGCCCATGGAGCAGACGAGCGTGATGCTGCCTGTGACGAAGGCCAAGCCTGCCCCTCAGGCAGAGCCTACCGCCCGGCGTAGCCATACTCGTCAGGACGAGAACTCAAAAGACTCCGAAAAGAAGGAAGACCCGCGTCTGAAGGCATTGCTAGAACGGATCAATCCTGAAAAAAAAGCCGAAGAGCGGCAGTCCGGACTGGTCTTCGCCCATGTTTTAGGGGGAACTAACGCTTTGAATGGCTCAGGCGATACGACCACTGGTTCTGCTGGAGGCTATGACGGCTGGAGTGAAACCCTGCCGGGAGGTGCCAAGCTGAAAACCGCTTCCATGAACAGCACCGCAGAACCCTATTCACCTGTCGAAGTGGTGCCGCCCTACTGGCGCGGGGCTGGCGTGATCGATATCGGTGTGGACTCGGACAACAGCACCACGCCGGTGCTGGGCAAGCTGTCCGGGCCGTATGCCGGGGCTGTGCTCAAGGCACCCGAGGGCGCCAGGTTGGCCGGTGATGGTGTGGTGATCCACTTCACTGAAATGGCCTTCAAGGGCGTCAATTACAAAGTCGATGCCTATGCGCTTCAGGACGACACCCTGTTGGCCAACGTGGCTTCTGAAGTAAACCACCGCTACATGTCACGCATTGTGTTGCCAGCGGTACTGGGCGGCATTGGCAATATCAGCGACATGTACTCACAAGCCAATACTCAGGTCCTCAGCAATGGCTTTTCCACTCAGACCGCCCGACCAGGCATGCCGGATGGAACGGCGGTCGCCGGTACCATTCTGGGCGGTGCCGCCGGCCAGGCGGCCAAAGTGCTGACGGATGATGCCGCTCGCACCCCGGCCACCCAGGTCAATGTGTTCAAGGGGCAGGTGGTCGCGATTCAGTTCATGCGAGGCGTATACGCAGGTGATGCCGTTGCCCCAGGGCGAAGCGGTGAAACGGTGCAACCTGCGGCTCCCGCTCAGGCCGTCATGTCGGCACAACCGCAGTCCCCAGCTCAACCGCTGACGCCTGATCAATGGCGTGCGCAGACCCAGACGAGAATCCAGGCGCAGCGCAAGCTGCAGGAGAGTCAACAATGA
- a CDS encoding DotH/IcmK family type IV secretion protein: protein MKTSIALALWLAASGYAWADETVSPEAAPAKSAVPPSAPVTPAAGAAPSGWATGVGVNPAAQKAGSPAQGNGHVNAAPAQQPSGNDPLPPPPSELFQKAQDSVSPLTPQEIRQLRGQVGEVDKAMASPQVAIVPRISAQTVNLSPGASLPLVRTAVNYPTSLTFIDSTGAPWNLGAAPISGNPDITPYYVPNSPVMVLYAEKPFASGNVTVYLKGLAVPIMLYVSSGESDTKAQTWAVDARLDLRVPRRGPGAQPGAAPEVRIGLHDRVLQGFLDGVPPKEAKQLKTTGNVPDTTVWQMGDDLYIRTRADIRDEFESTLSSADGTHLWKLPVTPYVSFSVMGHTAALNVALE from the coding sequence ATGAAAACTTCAATTGCGCTGGCCCTATGGCTAGCGGCAAGCGGCTACGCCTGGGCGGATGAAACTGTCAGCCCAGAGGCCGCTCCGGCTAAATCTGCGGTTCCCCCCTCTGCCCCTGTGACGCCTGCTGCGGGGGCTGCACCTTCGGGCTGGGCTACGGGCGTGGGTGTAAACCCAGCAGCACAGAAAGCCGGATCGCCGGCACAAGGTAATGGCCATGTGAATGCAGCACCCGCTCAGCAACCGTCTGGAAATGATCCGCTCCCTCCGCCGCCATCCGAGCTTTTTCAAAAGGCTCAGGACAGCGTTTCTCCGCTGACTCCCCAAGAGATTCGGCAACTGCGCGGGCAGGTTGGAGAGGTTGACAAGGCCATGGCCTCTCCGCAGGTCGCCATTGTGCCGAGAATCAGCGCACAAACGGTGAATCTGTCGCCGGGGGCCAGTTTGCCGCTGGTGCGCACGGCGGTGAACTACCCCACTTCCTTGACCTTTATCGACAGTACCGGCGCGCCGTGGAACCTGGGCGCCGCGCCCATCAGTGGCAACCCCGATATCACGCCGTATTACGTGCCCAATAGCCCGGTCATGGTCTTGTACGCCGAAAAGCCGTTTGCCAGCGGAAACGTCACGGTTTACCTGAAAGGTTTGGCCGTGCCGATCATGCTCTACGTCAGCAGCGGGGAGTCGGATACCAAGGCCCAGACGTGGGCAGTGGACGCTCGCCTGGACTTGCGTGTGCCTAGGCGTGGGCCAGGTGCTCAGCCAGGCGCCGCTCCCGAGGTCCGTATCGGCTTGCACGATCGGGTGCTGCAGGGGTTTCTCGATGGCGTTCCACCCAAGGAGGCCAAACAGCTCAAAACCACCGGCAACGTGCCAGACACCACGGTGTGGCAAATGGGTGACGACCTGTACATCCGCACGCGGGCTGATATCCGGGACGAGTTCGAATCCACGTTGTCGTCGGCAGACGGTACGCATCTCTGGAAATTACCCGTGACGCCCTATGTTTCGTTCTCGGTCATGGGCCACACAGCGGCCCTCAACGTCGCCTTGGAGTAA
- a CDS encoding DotI/IcmL family type IV secretion protein: MTDSSEKLLPVEESLEIPHLPTAEDQHTFEHAMQLQRDRALGAAFAHRCLTAVLWMAPALVLSVSVNGYLGWQVAHPPVKYFAAEGGRVTKIIPTDKPGHSRRDVSAFGADTIRQSFTLDFVHYRDQMTQLGERYSEVGFQDYYKALVASNLLKAVKDQRMNLWVDVGPGVIRGSGTIGDKFAWEYQYPVTLKLDGQQSGSPPQRFIFTLRIQQTDVRVKNAGLEVTQVITTNAN, encoded by the coding sequence GTGACTGACTCATCAGAGAAGTTGCTGCCCGTGGAAGAGTCTCTGGAAATACCTCACCTCCCCACGGCGGAAGATCAGCACACGTTCGAGCATGCCATGCAGTTGCAGCGTGACCGTGCGTTAGGTGCGGCATTCGCCCATCGCTGTCTGACCGCAGTGCTCTGGATGGCACCGGCACTGGTGCTGTCGGTCAGCGTGAATGGCTACTTGGGCTGGCAGGTCGCCCATCCTCCGGTGAAGTACTTCGCGGCCGAGGGTGGTCGCGTGACCAAGATCATCCCTACGGACAAACCAGGGCATAGCAGGCGTGACGTGTCGGCCTTTGGGGCCGACACCATTCGCCAGAGCTTCACTCTGGACTTCGTGCATTACCGCGATCAGATGACCCAACTGGGCGAGCGCTACTCGGAAGTGGGCTTCCAGGACTATTACAAAGCCTTGGTGGCCTCGAACCTGCTCAAAGCGGTCAAGGATCAGCGCATGAACCTCTGGGTAGACGTTGGCCCAGGTGTGATTCGCGGTAGTGGGACGATCGGGGACAAGTTTGCCTGGGAGTACCAGTACCCCGTGACTTTGAAGCTGGATGGTCAACAATCCGGCAGTCCGCCTCAGCGCTTCATTTTTACTCTGCGCATTCAGCAGACGGACGTACGCGTGAAAAACGCAGGATTGGAAGTCACGCAAGTGATTACTACCAACGCTAACTGA